One region of Polynucleobacter sp. SHI8 genomic DNA includes:
- a CDS encoding exodeoxyribonuclease III, protein MLRIITANVNGIRSAAKKGFFEWMQSTHADFICLQEIKAQLGDLSNDLTAQLNYSSYFHCAQKKGYSGTGIYSKQVPDEVSTGFGVAEFDDEGRYTALRFGKLWIISVYFPSGSSSEDRQAAKFRFLEVFLPHLQSLKKQGFEIALCGDINIAHQEIDLKNWKGNIKNSGFLPEERAWMTHLFDIEGFVDVYRKIEPNATDSCYTWWSQRGQAYNNNVGWRIDYHIATSGLGSFAKTQQVYKQERFSDHAPLIIDYDCDLTEFSA, encoded by the coding sequence ATGTTAAGAATAATAACGGCAAATGTTAATGGGATAAGGTCTGCAGCAAAAAAAGGCTTTTTTGAATGGATGCAAAGCACTCACGCAGACTTTATTTGCTTACAAGAAATTAAAGCACAATTGGGTGATTTATCAAATGATTTAACTGCGCAGTTAAATTACTCATCCTATTTTCATTGTGCTCAGAAAAAGGGCTATAGCGGCACAGGCATTTATTCAAAACAAGTGCCTGATGAAGTAAGCACTGGTTTTGGAGTTGCGGAATTTGATGATGAAGGGCGATATACGGCTCTGCGCTTTGGCAAGTTATGGATTATCTCGGTCTACTTTCCATCAGGTTCAAGCTCTGAAGATCGGCAAGCCGCTAAATTTCGGTTTTTAGAGGTGTTTTTACCTCATCTGCAGTCCTTAAAAAAGCAGGGTTTTGAAATTGCCTTATGCGGTGATATCAACATTGCCCACCAAGAAATTGACTTAAAAAACTGGAAAGGGAATATCAAGAATTCTGGCTTTCTTCCTGAGGAAAGAGCTTGGATGACCCATTTATTTGATATTGAAGGATTTGTAGATGTGTATCGAAAAATAGAACCAAATGCGACAGATAGTTGCTACACCTGGTGGAGTCAACGCGGTCAAGCCTATAACAATAATGTGGGTTGGCGGATTGATTACCACATTGCTACATCAGGTTTAGGGTCATTCGCGAAGACGCAACAAGTTTATAAACAAGAACGTTTCTCTGATCATGCCCCTTTGATCATTGATTATGATTGTGATTTAACTGAATTTTCTGCTTGA